The Erigeron canadensis isolate Cc75 chromosome 1, C_canadensis_v1, whole genome shotgun sequence genome segment CAGACAAAGTATTAGTACTACACTTTGCTAAACTGTTCCGATTAATTAGCTCTTAGTTGTAATAATCCACCAAGTTATATATTATGGGTACTTTTGAATAGTATAGCCCCCTAACAAGAAATTTTGGCTACGTGCACCAAGTTGATAGACACCAAGTCTTAAACGGCCTTTTggcaaaatataaatttactaGTCTTAAATGGATGGCATTCTCAAATGCATGCATATGGCGGCCAAAAAGAAATATTGATTGCGTAACTTCGaaaataagtgtatatataaatagcCACAACATAACAAGTAATCTTCACATACTCATTTTAACAACTTATATAGTCTCAAACAATCAAACCTTCAAGACTTTAACATACTTCATATTTTGATTTAAGATCAATGGCGGCCATGGTTGACACCAACATTTCTACTGTCCAAGGAAACACCAAAACCAGCATTGTGCGTCCTATTGCTAACTTTCCTCCTTCTTTATGGGGTGATCGTTTCCTATCTTTCAACCTCGACAACTTGGTAAGCCACCATATATGGTGCACCCGAATGCATGCTATAGTACGTGTTTTCCCTTTTGTTTTATCAAGGACTTAcacatgtttttgttttcattgaTTTCCAGGAATTGGATGATTATGTTGCAGCCATGAAAGAACCAACTGATGAGATACAAAGATTAATCGTTGATTCAAACATGGACTCAAATGAGAAACTATGTTTGATCAACTGCGTGTCTCGTCTTGGTTTAAGCTATCTTTTCATCAAAGATATCGAGATTCAACTTGAAAAGCTTTTCAAGGAGCTTAATATGGAAGAGTATAATGAATTTGACCTCTACACAACTTCAGTGAACTTTCTTGTATTTAGACAATATGGACACAAACTATCTTGTGGTAAGGCATTATATGGTGATACCCcattcataatcataattttaaacactatttatttagtttgtgtatatacaaatgataatttttacatatatatgcttTGATTACATGCAGATGTGTTTAACAAATTCAAGGATTTTAGCACCGGAAAATTCAAGGAACACATTAGAACCGATGTGAAGGGCATGTTGTGCTTTTATGAATGCACACATTTAGGAATACGGGGCGAATCCATTTTGGATGAGGCCTTGGCATTCACAGAATCGCATTTAAAGAGCGTGGTGGGTACACTTGAAGGGACTCTCGCAAAACAGGTGACACAAGGGCTGAAATTCGCTTCTCAACGAGGATTGCCGATTGTAGAGGCAAGGCTGTATTTCTccaactttgaagaagaatgttCAAAATACGATCCACTGCCGAAGCTTGCAAAAGCACATTTCATTTACTTTCAACTGATGCAAAAGGAGGAATTGTCTATACTCACAAAGTAAGTTCACCAATGCATAGATGCGTTAATATTTAACATTTATCAACATGAGGTTTACATTtcacttaaaatttaaatactGATGTGAagctatatataaattaattaacaataacTCTTGTTTGATAGGTGGTCTAAGGACATGAATTTCCAAACGATAGCTACATATACAAGAGATAAAATGCCGGAATTGTACCTATGGGTGTTAGCCGTATTCTTAGAGCCTCGTCACGTTGAAGCCAGATTCATAACTACAAAAATTGCACAGCTAGTGTTGGTGTTAGATGATACGTTCGATGCATATGCAACTATTGAAGAGCTCCGACTTCTTACTGATGCCATAAGCAGGTAATTGAAAATGCCTAACATTTGTTAAATCTTCCCTTTTGCATGTACATGTTATATATCATATGGGTTAGTTAATCTAACATAATGACATTTTCAGGTGGGAAATTAGCTCTATGGAGCAACTTCCAGAATATATTAAACCATTTTACCAAATTCTGCTCAATGAGTATGCTGAATGGGAGAAACAGCTTGCTAAAGAAGGAAGAGAAAATGTGGTCCATGCTTCAAAAAAAGCAGTATGATTtctttataagtttatatatatataaaatatatgagtCCAATATTGTTAACTCTACATCTAATATAATTTTGACTTGATGATTAACTAACTAAACTTCGTTCATAACAATCAGTTTCAGGATCTAGCTAGGAGTTATCTTAGGGAAGCCGAGTGGAGACATAGTGGAACTGTACCATCATTTCAAGAATACTATGAGAATGGATTGGTAACTTCTACCTACAATCTTCTTGCAAAATCTTGTTTGATAGGCATGGGCAaaattgttgatgaagaagCTTTAGCATGGTATGAAAGTCATCAAAAAATTCTTGAAGCCTCAGAACTAATTGCAAGACTCCATAATGATGTTGTAAGCTTTGAGGTACTAAACTAACATATTTTGATGTTACTTCATATTTATTCATAGTAAATTCAGATTTTCAATACTAGAAACAATAATCATCTAATGATATGATGGATTATCTTTAATGAAATGCAGTTTGAGCGTGAAAGAGAACATAGAGCTACGGGTATAGATGCATATATGAGGACTTTTAGGGTGACCGAAGATGTAGCTGTCAAAGAACTCAAGGAAATGATTGACAATGCATGGAAAGACATCAACGAGGGATGTCTAAAGCCAACTAAAGTGTCAATGGAATTGCTCTATCCAATCCTTAATCTTTCACGGGTGATTTATGTGGCCTATAGGTTTAATGATGGGTTCACCTTCTCAGACTTGACTTTGAAAGACTACATTAGTCTCTTATTCGAGGCTTCTGTGCCCGTGTAATCGTAATCAAACCATCtgatccattttttttttattatttcgatTTCGTTTATAAGGCGTTTGCCAGTAAAGGATTGAATAAGATACCTTGTACGAAATATTATTATGAGTTTGATTTAATTAATGATATGATTCAGATTATGCAATTTATAGTTGTACGTTGTTAATAACTAATGAAGCATCATTTATATCGTTTATATCCATTACTTTatgatgttttattaatatgtaGGATACATGTATATTTTGAGTTATATACATGAAGTTGCAAATAAATTACTGATGAAGTTAAAATTAAATAGATATCGCAAGTAATGTAAAGAGGatattttaaaatgatttatggtgaAAAATTAAGTCACTTTTGTATTGCCATGTTTTCATTCTATGTTCAAGACTTCAAGTCACACTTTTGTAAGTCACACTTTTGTAATGCCATGTTTTCATCCTATGTTGTTGTAGGCCAGCTGGTAAGGCCTAGCTAGCATATAGATATAAAGTTTTAAGGATGAAGATTTCTTCAAGTTCTCTGTTCAAGTTGTAGGAATTTTAACCAttgaattataataaataatcatgattCTAGTCAGCTTGGCACTCTGGCTAGCTGATTCCCATTTGATAACAATTACTGTACATAATCCTTGAaaggggtatgggggaggtgagctgtaCACAGTTTTGCCtttacccaaaggtagagagactgtttcCATAAAGACCTCCGGCCAGGAAGATGTAAAAGTCGTAAAAGGATAAAGTGTTTATACCTATCTGTCGAGAATACAAAATATCAAaccattaattaatattataatgtgtttttgtttttccattCGAGGTCAGATATCACCTAAAAAGGCCCACACTCATTTTTCCACTATGGCTTCTTATTTTCTATTATGGCAGCTGGCTTATTTATCTTCGtcgtctttttttctttttatctttccAAATACAACTCACATGCTTTAGCTCTTTTTAGTAAATACATGTAGTTGCAAATAAATTAGTATGAAGTTGAAATAGAAATTACATGTGTACAATTTGAGTGATCAATTTGTTGGTAATGTTTTTATCATGCCACGAGAGGATAGGATCATAGGAAGAGCCAAAAGATCGAAGAGAAACACAAAAGACTAGATTCATgaatttatcttaaaaatgtGCGCTTAGCAATGAATACTTGCTATTTACAGTATATCCTTGggtgaagtaaaaaaaaaatgttcctGTGTCCAGCCAGAATCGCCCTTTTCATCCATGCCAATAACTTTCTGCCCAAATCATCCTTGTTGTACAATTTTCGTCCCTGTTTCCGTTAACTTCACAAAATTAAATCATAAACTTTCTGAAGGCATATAGatttcaccaaagataatttgTTACGGAAAGAGCTTCACCCCTGGGTTTGTTAATCTCACAAAGCCACACCATGACCAATCGAATATATGGAGTACTTAACTATGGCAAGCAAACGAAACAAGCAGAATCTTTGTATGCTAAGGAAACAGAGTCAATTGAATCACTTCAACAGAGCAGACATGAAGGAAGATATATAGAGGATAAAAACGtttagttaaagaaaaaaaccatTTTTTATATAGTCAGACAGGAATCAGGTCATGCATGACCGTGCTTCATATAATTTCGATTACTTAACCCACTTAGTAGTATGCAATGAGGGAGTAAAAAGAGTGATTCATTCCTGAATCAATAGTTCATATAAACTATATAGTTCATTCTCCAAGGCTTCTTAAGAAATCAATAGTCAGTTAGAAACCACAAACAGCAAACAGGACGAACATAACAAAAATATCAGAGACACCAAAAGTAATGAAACAAGACTCAACAAAGACAATGGAACTTCTCATCATGTTTACCACCTTGTTATCACATTAAACATGGAAAGAGTGTTAGGCATCATTGCATCAAGCAGCTTGTGAATTACTGTGACCATCTATGATTAGCAGAATTTTATCAACACTAAATACCTACAAGAACAAAACTAATCGACAAATTATTAAaagcataaaaaaaaatcaaatacacaACCCATTTCGGATTGATTTCTTAATCAAGTTACACCAACATGGTAGATTAGACATTGAATAAGTGAGTAAAACTGAACATATATGATTTGGCATATATTAACTTGGCCCTCATGAACGTTTACATGGACATTATTACAACGCAGAAGTCCTCTGCAAAAAAACTGAATAAACTATATCTCTTTTGCCCGTATAATTCTTAACATACCACCAAAAGTTTCACGATCACTGAATACTACATCGAACCCTTCGACTGTAAACATAACAAAATTACCTTAAATTCCACCCTCGGCAAAAACACTCCCATCACTTTTCAGGatcatttgttttatttttgttcccATATATAAGCCCAGTTTCCTACAAGATCAAAAACAAGCTCTGTTAATCCCATATCCTGTTATCACATTATAGTTGACCACAATTCAAGTCGTAAAAACCAAACGACAACTTTATCAACAAAAAAGCCTACATACTGTCTCTAAGCTTTTGGAAGCCCTGTACAGTAGCACTTCTCACACACCCTACAAAGCCAATAGTATTTTGCCATAAAAAAATACGCTATTTTGGCTCTATGTAACATTTTGATGGCCTGTACGGTCACACTTGTCACACACCCTCAAAGACGACAGTATTTCTGCCATACAAGAAATAAACCACTTTGGCTCTTTTAAACAATTTGATAGCTCTGTACAGTTTCATTTCTCACACACCCTCAAAGACGACAGTATTTCACAGTAAGCCAAAAAATGAAGACACTAACTGCAAACATGTATAACTTTCTACTTAAACTCTATTCGATGCCCTGCACAATCGCATTTTCACACCCACCCTCAAAACAACATCACCATAATTTTCCACAAGTGATAAGTATAACAAATATATCTATCTCAAAACAGAATTCATGAACAAATAAGTATTTAAAAAGTATCGAACCTGAAGATCGGGGACCGGTTTTACTTTCTCGACATATCGATAACGATCAGAGGCAGCAGCCAGTGCAGCTTTCtcctaaaataaatacataatcaatataatatagttattgtaataaaattaacagaatgaaatgaaataaatgaatgAATTAATACTTGTTGTTCTTTTTTAAGGTCTTGTGAAGGTTTGACCCATAAAAAGTAAGCTAGGGTTCCGGCGACCACCCAAGAGGCCAGATTGGATCCGCCACGGAGGCCGCCCATTGCATTTCCGAATACTGATCGTACATTTCCGATTGATTTTTTCCACCCACTACTTGCCATTCTCACtgattaattagggttttaagATTTatttcaaattagggttttttccccttttgaataatttttttatttaaaaaagcaTTTCTTGCAGGAATTGATTTTTCGTCGGGTCGGTGTTTTTTCCAAGTTGTCTCGTGTTGTTCGGACTCTTcacttcaaatatatatttattattgaataatttataatctatatctataacctCAACTTATAAAGAAGAactcattttaaaaatttcaatctaatttatatctataaaaatcaatcacatgtaaaaaaattaatagataatactaaaaaaataatagttagATTCACTTaccaattttcaattttttaaagttagattgattttaaacatataaattaagttaatttatcattttcatatgTAACATATAATGTTTTGGCCTATTTTGTGCCCAACATCACAATTAGTcgactttttcttttaaatgggTAGAGATTCTCAAGCTCAATCGTCGGGCtttcttttcttcctttggagTTAAACACAAACAAGCTTTTTTTCCTTTCGGGCCACACACAAAAAGCAaacaattcttttcttttccttaataaaaattaaaataaatgcgGATAAATGCAAAGACTTCACCCAGACCAAAAGCGTGATGTACAAAAATTAGAACTTTCTTTTTACAACTAAAATGTATACTTTGACAATGATTGGTATATGGTAGAACATGAGATTAGGAGATTTTAGGTTCAAATTTTGATATGAGTAATATTCTCTCACGAATAAAGTTAAAGATTTTCACAGCATGTGTTTCATTTTAGAATTGAAATTAGGTATACAAAGAACTATGTTGTTGAGCTTAATTTACCGTTAAAAAACACTTCATCAAAAACCCACCAAAAACCCACGACAATACATGAGGCCTCAGTGCCGTCTCTGAGAATTTATGGGCTCAGttaacaacatatatttttttatatatatagataaaaaattaaaatgtcgGGCCCCCTAAAAAATCGGACCTCGTTCGGTCGTCCACTTCGTCCAATGCCTAAGCCCCCATGTGAGGCCTTTATGCTCGTAACAATATCAAAGAAAATAACACCATGTAAATAATTAATGTCATGTACTAATATaaactagattaatactcggtcggtgaccgggttaccCGAAAATAACCTATTTGACTTGTCAACCCACTTGATCCAAAGCCAACTCGATACAGATCAATCTGATTGACAGCCATAACAATTACGTCTGTCAATACTCGACTCAACCCAAAACCAAGACTGGAACCGGCCCGAAAACAACACAGTTAGGGTTGTGAAATCCCAAACCGCCAACTCACTCTTATTTTTTCGGTTAGGTTACAGTTGACCTATTAGGTTAACATGTCAACCATCGAAcctgaaaatatttttaagtttatataatattttttaacagGTCGACCCATCCacccatttgacctgaaatcaaTCCACCTACCCTACTCATATAACCTATTTGACGTGAAATTAAGTCgccaacccgtcaacccaccgACCTATTTGACCCGACAACCCAAAACTCAACCTACTAACCCGCCAAACCAAATTATTTCAAGTTGATGGCTGGTTTGGGTTGACATGTTGTAGGTAAGAGTTGAAATTTCTAACTTGAAATTTTTAGTGGGTTGGATCAGGGTCACAGGTTTTTTACCCACCAACCCAAACCTATTGACAGCCTTACTAACAATAGTGGTTATTTAAATGTCTCCACACAAAAAAAAgattgatttaatatttttatttgaaaattaaaataagttatTGATTGATCCGCGAAGTCGTCAACCCATGTATTAGTTTGGTCAACTCGGGTTGACCGGAGTCGGGTCCAAGGTTGAAGTGTCTGATCTTTAATTTCAACTCGGCCCTAGTTTAATACCCGGTCGATAGAAGTTACATAATAACCTGAGACATTGCAAGAAATATACGTCTTATCATATAGCAAAATGATGTTTAGTATGAAAGCGAACATACGgttaagataatctttaaacacTTGCTCAATTT includes the following:
- the LOC122607586 gene encoding germacrene A synthase short form-like, translating into MAAMVDTNISTVQGNTKTSIVRPIANFPPSLWGDRFLSFNLDNLELDDYVAAMKEPTDEIQRLIVDSNMDSNEKLCLINCVSRLGLSYLFIKDIEIQLEKLFKELNMEEYNEFDLYTTSVNFLVFRQYGHKLSCDVFNKFKDFSTGKFKEHIRTDVKGMLCFYECTHLGIRGESILDEALAFTESHLKSVVGTLEGTLAKQVTQGLKFASQRGLPIVEARLYFSNFEEECSKYDPLPKLAKAHFIYFQLMQKEELSILTKWSKDMNFQTIATYTRDKMPELYLWVLAVFLEPRHVEARFITTKIAQLVLVLDDTFDAYATIEELRLLTDAISRWEISSMEQLPEYIKPFYQILLNEYAEWEKQLAKEGRENVVHASKKAFQDLARSYLREAEWRHSGTVPSFQEYYENGLVTSTYNLLAKSCLIGMGKIVDEEALAWYESHQKILEASELIARLHNDVVSFEFEREREHRATGIDAYMRTFRVTEDVAVKELKEMIDNAWKDINEGCLKPTKVSMELLYPILNLSRVIYVAYRFNDGFTFSDLTLKDYISLLFEASVPV
- the LOC122584235 gene encoding uncharacterized protein LOC122584235, whose amino-acid sequence is MASSGWKKSIGNVRSVFGNAMGGLRGGSNLASWVVAGTLAYFLWVKPSQDLKKEQQEKAALAAASDRYRYVEKVKPVPDLQETGLIYGNKNKTNDPEK